GTCGTGGACTGCGGGAAGCTGCTGCTCGTCCACGCCGCGGTCCTGATCTCCTTCTACCGCTTCGGCGAACTGCCGTCGGACGCGTGGCTTTTGCTGCCGCTCGGATTCCAGCTGGCGGCGGTGGTGACCTTCTGCGCGGGGCTGCTGCGCGAACAGCTGGGCAAGGCGGCGGTGAGCGCCCGTGGCCCGTCCTGGGCGGCCCCGGACGCGCAGGCTCCCGTCTCGCGGGTGCGGGCCGTGGCGCTGCTGCCCGCCGACTACGGGATGTTCTGCCTGGTCTTCCTGCTGCTCGGCGCACCCGGGGCCTTCCGCGCCGGGTACGCCGTGCTCGCGGCGGTGCAAGCGGTGTTCCTGGCGGCCTTCCTCGCCAAGTGGTTCAGGGAGCTGAAAGCGCTCCGGGCCGGTTGACGAGCACGTCCAGCGCCCGGCGCAGCTGGGTGCTGGACGTGTGCACGGTGTACGGGAAGTAGACGACCTCCACGCCCACTTCGGCGAAGTCGCGTTCCAGCTTCTTCCCCTTCTCCGTGCCCCGCCAGTCGTCCCCCTTGAAGATCACGTCGAACCGGACCTGCTGCCAGGTCTCGACCTTGTCCGGCACGGTCTCCACGAACGCCGCGTCCACGAAGCGCACGCTGCGGACGATCTCCAGTCGTTCGCGGAGCGGGATCATCGGCGTGTGGCCCTTGGCGAGGGCCGCCATCTCGTCCGACACGACCCCGGCGACCAGGTAGTCGCACTGACTGCGGGCGTGCCGCAGGATGTTGAGGTGCCCGACGTGGAACAGGTCGTACACCCCGGGTGCGTAACCCACCCTGTGCTGCACCATCCGTATCTCTCCCCCCACGGTCAACGTGATCCGGTGATGTTCCAACGACCTTACTGTGAAGAACACTTGTGCAAGCCGTGAACGGA
The nucleotide sequence above comes from Streptomyces sp. NBC_01116. Encoded proteins:
- a CDS encoding CDP-alcohol phosphatidyltransferase family protein, with amino-acid sequence MGSTGTVLRELRGAQKSAKGVSLYSRYVNRPAGRVLAAGAYRAGMTPNQVTLTSALFTYGAVASVALVEPSWSLGVLVWAALAVGFAFDSADGQLARLTGRGGPDGEWLDHVVDCGKLLLVHAAVLISFYRFGELPSDAWLLLPLGFQLAAVVTFCAGLLREQLGKAAVSARGPSWAAPDAQAPVSRVRAVALLPADYGMFCLVFLLLGAPGAFRAGYAVLAAVQAVFLAAFLAKWFRELKALRAG
- a CDS encoding adenylyltransferase/cytidyltransferase family protein — translated: MVQHRVGYAPGVYDLFHVGHLNILRHARSQCDYLVAGVVSDEMAALAKGHTPMIPLRERLEIVRSVRFVDAAFVETVPDKVETWQQVRFDVIFKGDDWRGTEKGKKLERDFAEVGVEVVYFPYTVHTSSTQLRRALDVLVNRPGALSAP